In Pseudomonas fluorescens, the following are encoded in one genomic region:
- the rlmKL gene encoding bifunctional 23S rRNA (guanine(2069)-N(7))-methyltransferase RlmK/23S rRNA (guanine(2445)-N(2))-methyltransferase RlmL: MSDHFELFLTCPKGLEGLLIEEAVGLGLEEAREHTSAVRGMATMETAYRLCLWSRLANRVLLVLKRFPMKDAEDLYHGVLDIEWQDHMLNDGTLAVEFSGHGSGIDNTHFGALKVKDAIVDKLRTPQGDRPSIDKLNPDLRIHLRLDRGEAILSLDLSGHSLHQRGYRLQQGAAPLKENLAAAILIRSGWPRIAAEGGALADPMCGVGTFLVEAAMIAADIAPNLRREQWGFTAWLGHVPALWKKLHEEASERASAGLAKTPLWIRGYEADPRLIQPGRNNVERAGLSEWIKIYQGEVATFEPRPDQNQKGLVICNPPYGERLGDEASLLYLYQNLGERLRQACLNWEAAVFTGAPNLGKRMGIRSHKQYSFWNGALPCKLLLIKVLPDQFVTGERRTPEQRQAEREQAAYDEAPSEPQERKYNKNGNPIKPVPAPAPVIEQPRLSEGGQMFANRLQKNLKTLGKWVKREGIDCYRVYDADMPEYSMAIDLYHDWVHVQEYAAPKSIDPEKASARMFDALAAIPQALNIDKSRVVVKRRERQSGTKQYERQAAQGKFVEVNEGGIKLLVNLTDYLDTGLFLDHRPMRMRIQKEATGKRFLNLYCYTATASVHAAKGGARSTTSVDLSKTYLDWARRNLSLNGFSDKNRLEQGDVMAWLEASRDEYDLIFIDPPTFSNSKRMEGVFDVQRDQVQLIDLAMARLAPGGVLYFSNNFRKFELEANLGERYAVEEITAQTIDPDFSRNAKIHRAWKIMAR, encoded by the coding sequence ATGTCCGATCATTTCGAACTCTTCCTCACTTGCCCAAAAGGCCTTGAAGGCCTGCTCATCGAGGAAGCCGTCGGGCTTGGCCTTGAGGAAGCGCGCGAGCACACCTCTGCCGTGCGCGGCATGGCCACCATGGAAACCGCTTATCGCCTGTGCCTGTGGTCGCGCCTGGCCAACCGTGTGCTGCTGGTGCTCAAGCGTTTCCCGATGAAGGACGCCGAAGACCTGTACCACGGCGTGCTGGACATCGAGTGGCAAGACCACATGCTCAATGACGGCACCCTGGCCGTCGAATTCAGCGGCCATGGCTCGGGTATCGACAACACCCACTTCGGCGCACTGAAGGTCAAGGACGCCATCGTCGACAAACTGCGCACCCCGCAAGGCGACCGTCCGTCCATCGACAAGCTCAACCCGGACCTGCGCATTCACCTGCGCCTGGACCGCGGCGAAGCCATTCTTTCCCTGGACCTGTCGGGTCACAGCCTGCACCAGCGCGGCTATCGCCTGCAGCAAGGTGCGGCACCGCTGAAGGAAAACCTCGCGGCCGCCATCCTGATCCGTTCCGGCTGGCCACGTATCGCGGCCGAAGGCGGCGCACTGGCCGACCCGATGTGCGGTGTCGGCACCTTCCTGGTCGAAGCGGCGATGATTGCCGCCGACATCGCGCCGAACCTGCGTCGCGAGCAGTGGGGCTTCACCGCCTGGCTCGGTCACGTCCCGGCGTTGTGGAAAAAACTCCACGAAGAAGCTTCCGAGCGTGCTTCTGCCGGTCTGGCCAAAACACCATTGTGGATTCGCGGCTACGAAGCCGATCCACGGCTGATTCAACCGGGCCGCAACAACGTCGAGCGTGCCGGCCTGAGCGAGTGGATCAAGATCTACCAGGGCGAAGTTGCGACTTTCGAGCCGCGCCCGGACCAGAACCAGAAAGGCCTGGTGATCTGCAACCCTCCGTACGGCGAGCGTCTGGGTGATGAGGCGAGCCTGCTCTACCTCTACCAGAACCTCGGCGAGCGCCTGCGTCAGGCCTGCCTGAACTGGGAGGCGGCGGTGTTCACCGGTGCGCCGAACCTGGGCAAGCGCATGGGGATCCGCAGCCACAAGCAGTATTCGTTCTGGAACGGCGCCTTGCCGTGCAAGCTGTTGCTGATCAAGGTGCTGCCGGATCAGTTCGTCACCGGTGAGCGTCGTACTCCGGAACAGCGTCAGGCCGAGCGAGAGCAAGCGGCCTACGATGAAGCGCCGAGCGAGCCGCAAGAGCGCAAATACAACAAAAACGGCAATCCGATCAAACCGGTTCCAGCCCCGGCCCCGGTGATCGAGCAGCCGCGCCTGAGCGAAGGCGGGCAGATGTTTGCCAACCGTCTGCAAAAGAACCTCAAGACCCTGGGCAAGTGGGTCAAGCGTGAAGGCATCGACTGCTACCGCGTGTATGACGCCGACATGCCGGAATACTCCATGGCCATCGACCTGTATCACGATTGGGTCCACGTCCAGGAATACGCCGCGCCGAAATCGATCGATCCGGAAAAGGCCTCGGCGCGCATGTTCGATGCCCTGGCAGCCATCCCGCAGGCGTTGAACATCGACAAGAGCCGCGTGGTGGTAAAGCGCCGCGAGCGTCAGAGCGGCACCAAGCAGTACGAGCGCCAGGCAGCACAGGGCAAGTTCGTCGAGGTCAATGAAGGCGGGATCAAGCTGCTGGTGAATCTCACCGACTACCTCGACACCGGTCTGTTCCTCGACCATCGTCCGATGCGCATGCGTATCCAGAAAGAGGCGACCGGCAAACGCTTCCTCAATCTGTATTGCTACACCGCGACCGCCAGCGTGCATGCGGCCAAGGGCGGCGCGCGCAGCACCACCAGTGTCGATCTGTCGAAAACCTATCTGGACTGGGCGCGTCGCAACTTGTCGCTGAACGGTTTTTCCGACAAGAACCGTCTGGAGCAGGGCGATGTGATGGCGTGGCTCGAAGCCAGTCGTGACGAGTACGACCTGATCTTCATCGACCCGCCGACGTTCTCCAACTCCAAGCGCATGGAAGGTGTCTTCGATGTACAGCGCGACCAGGTGCAACTGATCGACCTGGCCATGGCACGACTGGCGCCCGGCGGCGTGTTGTACTTCTCCAACAACTTCCGCAAGTTCGAACTGGAAGCCAATCTCGGCGAGCGTTATGCGGTCGAGGAGATCACTGCCCAGACCATCGATCCGGATTTTTCCCGCAACGCCAAAATCCATCGTGCCTGGAAAATCATGGCTCGTTGA
- a CDS encoding diguanylate cyclase: MSLHAVRPKILGIISEDVSAWLVALLVLLVGGVLTGLLAWSTLNLFHHQLRQRFQLLASERYSRIEERFEDQEQRLDGLRRFFANSDSVSRAEFDGYTQPLLLRTQAYSYAQRITREERATFERRVRDEGLSNFALRELNADGQLHPAGERDEYVAVLYSQTQSKLGAPLGYDLLAQPLRRATLDRADQHGGMAVSQPMHLVSIEPAYARGVLLVAPVMQRNSQDHKAAKPYGYVMAVISMRQLLADGLPDASRDYLSVRILDLSIDDQHEVLFESPNPPAISELSATRLLRMADHDYQVDIQPSDAFVQANHSSVTSVVVLGGLLSVMLSALLYVLVSQRQRALKLVEQRTRELRDREQELRGTHGQLRGVLNAATQVAIIATDLRGVISTFNAGAEQMLGYTSAEVVGHMTLENLHLPRELVARSTELSGRFGKPVPTCQAMLVEGDVEGGHEAREWTLVRGDGSHLMVNMLATPVLDEQGLWVGHLAVCIDITERKRVHEALAARDLLLKKLSAHVPGGIYQFKMEFDGRFSVIYASDGIRDIYELEPDVLLFNAEAIFTRIHPQDTTRVRASIRASADTLSPWREEYRVQLPQRGLRWVRGEATPEELPGGGVLWHGYISDISDMKRVEEELRALSVTDSLTGIHNRRYFQERLTTEMARVERGGGDLSVIMLDIDHFKRINDLHGHAIGDRVLQAVCQRIGHRLRRTDVFCRLGGEEFMVLCPDISGEHAYMLAQQLWQGLRSSPIEGVGTVTASFGIASWRVGEGADALLLRADSGVYAAKQAGRDRVEGEMN; this comes from the coding sequence ATGTCGTTGCACGCCGTGCGCCCCAAGATCCTGGGAATTATCAGTGAAGATGTCTCGGCCTGGCTGGTCGCGTTGCTGGTATTGCTTGTCGGTGGAGTGCTCACCGGGTTGCTGGCGTGGTCGACGCTGAATCTGTTTCACCATCAATTGCGGCAACGTTTCCAACTGCTGGCCAGTGAACGTTACAGCCGTATCGAAGAGCGTTTCGAAGATCAGGAGCAGCGCCTCGATGGCCTGCGCCGGTTTTTCGCCAATTCCGATTCGGTTTCCCGAGCGGAATTCGACGGCTACACCCAACCTTTGCTGCTGCGAACCCAGGCTTATTCCTACGCCCAGCGGATCACCCGTGAAGAGCGGGCGACGTTCGAGCGTCGGGTGCGTGACGAAGGCTTGAGCAACTTCGCCCTGAGAGAGCTCAACGCCGACGGCCAATTGCACCCGGCCGGCGAGCGAGATGAGTACGTAGCGGTGCTGTATAGCCAGACTCAAAGCAAACTCGGCGCTCCCCTCGGTTACGACTTGCTGGCCCAGCCGCTGCGGCGTGCCACGCTCGATCGGGCCGATCAGCATGGCGGCATGGCGGTGTCGCAACCGATGCACCTGGTGAGTATCGAGCCGGCTTATGCGCGTGGTGTGCTGCTGGTCGCGCCGGTCATGCAGCGCAACAGTCAGGACCACAAAGCCGCGAAGCCCTACGGTTATGTCATGGCCGTGATCAGCATGCGCCAGTTGCTGGCGGACGGACTGCCGGACGCGAGCCGTGATTATCTCTCGGTGCGCATCCTCGATTTGTCGATCGACGACCAGCACGAAGTGCTGTTCGAGTCGCCCAACCCGCCGGCCATCAGCGAGCTGTCCGCCACTCGCCTGTTGCGCATGGCCGACCATGACTATCAAGTCGATATCCAGCCCAGCGACGCGTTCGTGCAGGCCAACCATTCCTCCGTGACCAGTGTGGTGGTGTTGGGTGGATTGCTCAGCGTGATGCTCAGTGCCTTGCTGTATGTGTTGGTCAGCCAGCGGCAGCGGGCGTTGAAACTGGTCGAGCAACGCACCCGGGAGCTGCGCGATCGAGAGCAGGAGCTGCGCGGCACCCATGGCCAGTTGCGTGGCGTGCTGAATGCCGCCACCCAGGTCGCGATCATCGCCACCGACCTGCGCGGCGTCATCAGCACCTTCAACGCCGGTGCCGAGCAGATGCTTGGCTATACCAGTGCCGAAGTGGTCGGTCATATGACCCTGGAGAACCTGCACCTGCCCCGGGAACTGGTCGCTCGCTCTACAGAGTTGAGCGGCCGCTTTGGCAAACCAGTGCCGACTTGCCAGGCGATGCTGGTCGAAGGCGACGTGGAGGGCGGCCACGAGGCGCGGGAGTGGACGCTGGTGCGCGGCGATGGCAGCCATTTGATGGTCAACATGCTCGCCACGCCGGTGCTCGACGAGCAAGGCCTTTGGGTCGGGCACCTGGCGGTGTGCATCGACATCACCGAACGCAAACGGGTCCATGAAGCGCTCGCGGCGCGGGACCTGTTGTTGAAGAAGCTCAGCGCCCACGTGCCCGGCGGCATCTACCAGTTCAAGATGGAATTCGACGGACGCTTCAGCGTGATCTATGCCAGCGACGGCATTCGCGATATCTACGAGCTGGAACCTGATGTGCTGCTGTTCAATGCCGAAGCGATCTTCACCCGGATTCACCCCCAGGACACCACCCGTGTCCGCGCCTCGATCCGCGCCTCGGCCGACACCCTCAGCCCCTGGCGCGAGGAATACCGCGTGCAATTGCCGCAACGGGGTCTGCGTTGGGTACGTGGCGAGGCCACGCCGGAGGAACTGCCGGGTGGCGGCGTGCTGTGGCATGGCTACATCTCGGACATTTCCGATATGAAGCGGGTGGAGGAGGAGTTGCGGGCGTTGTCGGTCACCGATTCGCTGACCGGTATCCACAACCGGCGTTATTTCCAGGAACGCCTGACCACCGAAATGGCCCGGGTGGAGCGCGGCGGTGGGGATCTGTCGGTGATCATGCTCGATATCGACCATTTCAAGCGCATCAATGACCTGCATGGCCATGCCATCGGTGATCGGGTGTTGCAGGCCGTGTGCCAACGGATCGGACACCGGCTGCGTCGCACCGATGTGTTCTGCCGCCTGGGCGGTGAGGAGTTCATGGTGCTGTGCCCGGATATCAGCGGCGAACATGCCTATATGTTGGCCCAGCAATTGTGGCAAGGCTTGCGCAGCTCACCCATTGAAGGTGTCGGTACGGTCACCGCCAGTTTCGGGATAGCCAGTTGGCGGGTCGGGGAGGGCGCCGATGCCTTGCTGTTGCGCGCGGATTCGGGGGTTTACGCGGCGAAGCAGGCGGGAAGGGATAGGGTTGAGGGGGAGATGAATTAG
- a CDS encoding benzoate/H(+) symporter BenE family transporter codes for MNDATHTHIRPLADTSPSAIVAGFIAMMTGYTSSLVLMFQAGQAAGLSSGQISSWIWAISIGMAVCSIGLSLRYRTPITIAWSTPGAALLITSLGGVSYGEAIGAYITCAVLVTICGLTGSFERLMKKIPASLAAALLAGILFKIGSEIFVAAQHRTALVLGMFVTYLVVKRLSPRYAVLAALLIGTALSGFMGLLDFSGFHLEVATPVWTTPHFSLAATISIGIPLFVVAMTSQNMPGIAVLRADGYTVPASPLITTTGIASLLLAPFGSHGINLAAISAAICTGPHAHEDRNKRYTAAVWCGIFYGIAGVFGATLAALFAALPKELVLSIAALALFGSIINGLSIAMSEVKEREAALITFMVTASGLTLFSIGSAFWGIVAGVVTLVILNWRKA; via the coding sequence ATGAACGACGCCACCCACACGCATATCCGCCCTCTGGCCGACACCTCGCCCTCGGCCATCGTCGCTGGCTTCATCGCCATGATGACCGGCTACACCAGCTCCCTGGTGCTGATGTTCCAGGCCGGGCAAGCGGCAGGGCTGAGCAGCGGGCAGATTTCTTCGTGGATCTGGGCCATCTCGATCGGCATGGCGGTGTGCTCCATTGGCCTGTCCCTGCGTTATCGCACGCCGATCACCATTGCCTGGTCGACCCCCGGCGCCGCGCTGCTGATCACCAGCCTGGGCGGCGTGAGCTACGGCGAAGCCATCGGCGCCTACATCACCTGCGCGGTGCTGGTGACGATTTGCGGGCTGACCGGCAGCTTCGAACGACTGATGAAAAAGATTCCGGCGTCCCTGGCCGCCGCCCTGCTGGCGGGGATCCTGTTCAAGATCGGCAGCGAGATTTTCGTCGCGGCGCAACACCGCACCGCCCTGGTACTGGGGATGTTTGTCACTTATCTGGTGGTCAAGCGCCTGTCGCCGCGCTACGCGGTGTTGGCAGCATTGCTGATCGGCACGGCATTGTCAGGCTTCATGGGGCTGCTGGACTTCAGCGGTTTCCATCTGGAAGTGGCCACGCCGGTCTGGACCACGCCGCACTTCTCCCTGGCGGCGACCATCAGCATCGGCATCCCGCTGTTTGTCGTCGCCATGACCTCACAAAACATGCCCGGCATCGCCGTATTGCGCGCCGATGGTTACACGGTACCCGCCTCACCGCTGATCACCACCACCGGCATCGCCAGTCTGCTGCTGGCACCGTTCGGCTCCCACGGGATCAACCTGGCGGCGATCAGCGCAGCGATCTGCACCGGACCGCACGCCCATGAGGATCGCAACAAGCGCTACACCGCAGCCGTCTGGTGCGGGATTTTCTACGGGATTGCCGGCGTGTTCGGCGCGACGCTCGCGGCATTGTTTGCCGCGCTGCCCAAGGAGCTGGTGCTGTCGATTGCGGCGCTGGCGCTGTTCGGCTCGATCATCAACGGCTTGAGCATCGCCATGAGCGAAGTGAAGGAACGTGAAGCGGCGCTCATCACCTTCATGGTCACGGCATCGGGGCTGACGCTGTTTTCCATCGGTTCGGCATTCTGGGGGATTGTCGCGGGGGTGGTGACCCTGGTGATACTGAACTGGCGCAAGGCCTGA
- a CDS encoding CmpA/NrtA family ABC transporter substrate-binding protein: MNEPSAGPLAWVNGSDAPEKTEINLGFMALSDCASVVVAATQGFAQPHGLTLNLKRQSSWANLRDKLVSGELDAAHSLYGLIYAVHLGIGGVAATDMAVLMGLNQNGQSINLSRGLQTLGVTSPEALDRHVHQTRSKLTFAQTFPTGTHAMWLYYWLASQGIHPLLDVDSVVVPPPQMVAHLRAGRIDGFCVGEPWSASAVQQDLGFTLATTQTIWPDHPEKVLGCTRAFVEQYPNTARVLVMAVLEASRFIEESTENRRSTAQLLSAAQYLDAPLDCIEPRLLGEYADGLGHRWQDPHALRLHGDGEVNLPYLSDGMWFMTQFRRWGLLRDDPDYLAVARQVQQLDLYREAARAVGVASSAEQMRSSQLIDGKIWDGSDPAGYARSFKLHAMSDSSHRSASR, from the coding sequence ATGAATGAACCGTCAGCCGGCCCTCTGGCCTGGGTCAATGGCAGCGATGCCCCGGAAAAAACCGAAATCAATCTCGGCTTCATGGCCCTGAGCGACTGCGCCTCGGTGGTAGTCGCCGCCACTCAGGGCTTCGCCCAACCCCACGGCCTGACCCTGAACCTCAAGCGTCAATCGTCATGGGCCAACCTGCGGGACAAACTGGTCAGCGGCGAACTCGATGCCGCCCACAGCCTCTACGGTCTGATTTATGCCGTTCACCTGGGCATCGGTGGCGTGGCCGCAACCGACATGGCTGTGTTGATGGGCCTGAATCAGAACGGCCAGAGCATCAACCTGTCCCGCGGCTTGCAGACACTAGGAGTGACCAGTCCTGAAGCACTGGATCGGCACGTGCACCAAACTCGCTCAAAACTCACCTTCGCTCAGACGTTTCCCACCGGCACCCACGCCATGTGGCTGTATTACTGGCTCGCCAGCCAAGGCATACACCCGCTGCTGGATGTCGACAGCGTGGTGGTACCGCCGCCGCAGATGGTCGCGCACCTGCGAGCCGGGCGTATCGACGGGTTCTGCGTCGGCGAACCCTGGTCCGCCAGCGCCGTGCAACAGGACCTCGGCTTCACCCTGGCCACGACTCAGACCATCTGGCCCGATCATCCGGAAAAGGTCCTCGGCTGCACCCGTGCGTTCGTCGAGCAATACCCCAATACCGCCCGGGTGTTGGTGATGGCGGTTCTGGAAGCCAGCCGCTTCATCGAAGAAAGCACCGAGAATCGCCGCAGTACCGCACAATTGCTCAGTGCCGCGCAGTACCTTGACGCGCCACTGGACTGCATCGAACCACGCCTGCTGGGCGAATACGCCGACGGCCTTGGTCACCGCTGGCAAGACCCGCACGCGCTGCGCTTGCATGGGGATGGCGAGGTCAACCTGCCGTACCTGTCCGACGGCATGTGGTTCATGACCCAGTTCCGCCGCTGGGGCTTGTTGCGCGATGATCCGGACTATCTCGCGGTGGCCCGGCAGGTCCAGCAACTGGACCTCTACCGTGAAGCCGCCCGTGCCGTCGGCGTCGCTTCATCAGCCGAGCAAATGCGCAGCAGTCAATTGATCGACGGCAAAATCTGGGACGGCTCGGACCCGGCCGGTTATGCCCGCAGTTTCAAACTGCACGCCATGAGCGACAGCTCACACCGATCCGCCAGCCGCTGA
- a CDS encoding ribosome modulation factor: MRRLKRDPLERAFLRGYQYGVGGKSRELCPFTLPSVRQAWINGWREGRGDNWDGMTGTAGIHRLNELHAVG, translated from the coding sequence ATGAGAAGACTTAAGCGTGATCCGTTGGAAAGAGCATTTTTGCGCGGATATCAATATGGCGTTGGTGGTAAATCCCGTGAGCTTTGCCCATTTACTCTACCGTCGGTACGTCAAGCCTGGATTAACGGCTGGCGAGAAGGACGCGGCGACAACTGGGACGGTATGACCGGCACTGCGGGAATCCACAGACTCAACGAACTTCACGCCGTCGGCTAA
- a CDS encoding YggL family protein, protein MATNRSQRLRKKLCVDEFQELGFELNLDFKEDLADEAIDAFLDAFLKEAMEANGLGYVGGDDYGLVCLQKRGSVSAEQRAAVEAWLKGRTELTSVEVSPLLDVWYPEKPINPVA, encoded by the coding sequence ATGGCGACTAACCGTTCCCAGCGTCTGCGCAAAAAACTGTGCGTCGATGAATTTCAAGAGCTGGGTTTCGAACTGAACCTGGATTTCAAAGAAGATTTGGCTGATGAAGCCATTGATGCTTTCCTCGATGCGTTCCTCAAAGAAGCCATGGAAGCCAACGGTCTGGGCTATGTTGGCGGCGACGACTACGGTCTGGTTTGCCTGCAGAAGCGTGGCTCGGTCAGCGCTGAACAGCGCGCTGCCGTTGAAGCCTGGCTCAAAGGCCGCACCGAGCTGACCAGCGTTGAAGTCAGCCCGTTGCTGGACGTCTGGTACCCGGAAAAGCCGATCAATCCGGTAGCTTGA
- a CDS encoding ANTAR domain-containing protein codes for MLRILLINDTAKKVGRLKAALTEAGFEVIDESGLTIDLPERVETVRPDVILIDTESPGRDVMEQVVLVTRDQPRPIVMFTDEHDPDVMRQAIKSGVSAYIVEGIHAQRLQPILDVAMARFESDQALRAQLHARDQQLAERKRIELAKGLLMKMKDCNEEEAYTLMRRQAMSRQQKLIQVAEQIIAMSELLG; via the coding sequence ATGCTGCGTATCCTGCTGATCAACGACACCGCCAAGAAAGTCGGACGCCTGAAGGCCGCCCTGACCGAGGCCGGATTCGAAGTGATCGATGAATCCGGCCTGACCATCGACTTGCCAGAACGCGTCGAAACGGTGCGTCCGGATGTGATTCTGATCGATACCGAGTCACCGGGCCGCGATGTCATGGAACAAGTGGTGCTGGTGACGCGCGACCAGCCACGACCGATTGTGATGTTCACGGACGAACACGACCCCGATGTGATGCGACAGGCGATCAAGTCCGGGGTCAGCGCCTACATCGTCGAAGGCATTCACGCACAACGCCTGCAGCCGATTCTCGACGTGGCCATGGCACGCTTCGAGAGCGACCAGGCCTTGCGTGCCCAGTTGCATGCCCGCGACCAGCAATTGGCCGAGCGCAAGCGCATCGAACTGGCCAAGGGACTGCTGATGAAAATGAAGGACTGCAACGAGGAAGAGGCCTACACACTGATGCGCCGCCAGGCGATGAGCCGCCAGCAGAAGCTGATTCAAGTGGCGGAGCAGATTATTGCCATGAGCGAGTTGCTCGGCTGA
- a CDS encoding quinone-dependent dihydroorotate dehydrogenase, protein MYTLARQLLFKLSPETSHDLSLDLIGAGGRLGLNGLLCKAPAKLPVNVMGLDFPNPVGLAAGLDKNGAAIDGFAQLGFGFVEIGTITPRPQPGNPKPRLFRLPEAEAIINRMGFNNLGVDHLLARVAAAKYKGVLGINIGKNFDTPVERAVDDYLICLDKVYAHASYVTVNVSSPNTPGLRSLQFGDSLKQLLADLAERRAELALRHGKHVPLAIKIAPDMSDEETAQVAQALIETGMDAVIATNTTLSRVGVEGMEHGEEAGGLSGAPVRDKSTHTVQVLASELGGRLPIIAAGGITEGKHAAEKIAAGASLVQIYSGFIYKGPALIRESVDAIAALR, encoded by the coding sequence ATGTACACCCTGGCCCGTCAGCTGTTGTTCAAACTCTCCCCGGAAACCTCCCACGATCTGTCCCTGGACCTGATCGGCGCGGGCGGGCGTCTTGGGCTCAACGGCTTGCTGTGCAAGGCCCCGGCGAAGCTGCCGGTGAATGTCATGGGCCTGGACTTCCCCAATCCTGTGGGGCTGGCCGCCGGCCTGGACAAGAATGGCGCGGCCATCGATGGTTTCGCCCAACTGGGTTTCGGTTTTGTCGAAATCGGCACCATCACGCCGCGTCCGCAACCGGGCAACCCGAAGCCGCGCCTGTTCCGTTTGCCGGAAGCCGAGGCGATCATCAACCGCATGGGCTTCAACAACCTCGGCGTCGATCACCTGCTGGCCCGCGTGGCGGCGGCCAAGTACAAAGGCGTGCTGGGCATCAACATCGGCAAGAACTTCGATACGCCGGTCGAGCGTGCCGTGGACGACTACCTGATCTGCCTGGACAAGGTTTACGCCCACGCCAGCTATGTGACGGTCAACGTCAGCTCGCCGAACACGCCGGGCCTGCGCAGCCTGCAATTCGGTGACTCGCTCAAGCAGTTGCTGGCCGATCTGGCCGAGCGCCGCGCGGAACTGGCATTGCGTCATGGCAAGCATGTACCGCTGGCGATCAAGATCGCGCCGGACATGAGCGACGAAGAAACCGCACAAGTTGCGCAGGCGCTGATCGAAACCGGGATGGATGCGGTCATTGCGACTAACACCACCCTGAGCCGCGTAGGCGTCGAAGGTATGGAGCACGGCGAAGAAGCTGGTGGTCTGTCCGGCGCGCCGGTTCGCGACAAGAGCACCCACACGGTGCAAGTGCTGGCGTCGGAGCTGGGTGGTCGCCTGCCGATCATCGCTGCCGGCGGCATTACCGAAGGCAAGCACGCGGCGGAGAAAATCGCCGCAGGCGCGAGCCTGGTGCAGATCTATTCGGGCTTCATCTACAAAGGCCCGGCGCTGATTCGTGAGTCGGTAGACGCAATCGCAGCGCTACGCTGA
- the dacB gene encoding D-alanyl-D-alanine carboxypeptidase/D-alanyl-D-alanine-endopeptidase: MIKSLRPLLLAGFLLPLALPVCAAPINTALSPNVEKALKASKLQDNALSLVMIPLTGPGTATVFNADVSVNPASTMKLVTTYAALEMLGPNHQWKTEFYTDGTLSGGILNGNLYLKGGGDPKLNMEKLWLLMRDLRANGVTQVTGDLVLDKTFFVQPQLPEFNDDGNDENKPFLVKPDSLLVNLKALRFVARNDSGKVLVSVEPPIASIRIDNQVKALNSKQCTGGVRYNPVAQADGSMTVTVGGQLGEGCSSQTYLSLLDHATYTAGAVRAIWKELGGSIQGRDVLAPTPKDAKVLARAFSPDLAEIIRDINKYSNNTMAQQLFLSLGQRFRTDADGDDAKAAQRVVRQWLAKKGITAPHLVMENGSGLSRSERVSAREMASMLEAAWHSPYSAEYISSMPIAGTDGTMRKRLKTTAMRGEAHVKTGTLNTVRAIAGFSRDVNGNTWAVVAILNDKAPFGASSVLDQVLLDLYRQPKLPQTASVL, from the coding sequence ATGATCAAATCTTTGCGTCCATTGCTGTTGGCCGGTTTTCTTCTCCCCCTGGCCCTTCCCGTTTGCGCCGCTCCAATCAATACCGCGTTGTCGCCCAACGTTGAAAAAGCCCTGAAAGCCAGCAAGTTGCAGGACAACGCCCTGTCGCTGGTGATGATCCCGCTCACCGGCCCCGGCACCGCGACGGTGTTCAACGCCGACGTGTCGGTCAACCCGGCGTCGACCATGAAACTGGTCACCACCTACGCGGCGCTGGAAATGCTCGGCCCGAACCACCAGTGGAAAACCGAGTTCTACACCGACGGCACCTTGAGTGGAGGCATTCTCAACGGCAACCTCTACCTCAAGGGTGGCGGCGATCCGAAGCTGAACATGGAAAAACTCTGGCTGCTGATGCGCGATCTGCGCGCCAATGGCGTGACCCAGGTCACCGGCGACCTGGTGCTGGATAAAACCTTCTTCGTGCAACCGCAACTGCCGGAGTTCAATGACGACGGCAACGACGAGAACAAGCCGTTCCTGGTCAAGCCCGACTCGCTGCTGGTCAACCTCAAGGCGCTACGCTTCGTCGCGCGCAATGACTCGGGCAAGGTGCTGGTCTCGGTGGAGCCGCCGATTGCGAGCATCCGCATCGACAACCAGGTCAAGGCCCTCAATTCCAAACAATGCACCGGTGGCGTGCGCTACAACCCGGTGGCACAGGCCGACGGCAGCATGACCGTGACGGTCGGCGGTCAGCTGGGCGAAGGCTGCAGCTCACAGACTTACCTGTCGCTGCTCGACCACGCGACCTACACCGCCGGCGCCGTCCGCGCGATCTGGAAGGAACTGGGTGGCAGCATTCAGGGCAGGGATGTGCTGGCGCCTACACCGAAAGACGCCAAGGTCCTGGCCCGGGCGTTCTCGCCGGACCTGGCGGAAATCATCCGCGACATCAACAAGTACAGTAACAACACCATGGCCCAGCAGTTGTTCCTGAGCCTCGGCCAACGCTTCCGTACCGATGCCGACGGTGACGACGCCAAGGCCGCCCAGCGTGTCGTGCGTCAGTGGCTGGCGAAAAAGGGCATCACCGCACCGCACCTGGTGATGGAGAACGGCTCCGGCCTGTCCCGTTCCGAGCGTGTCAGCGCCCGGGAAATGGCCTCGATGCTCGAAGCGGCCTGGCACAGCCCGTATTCTGCCGAGTACATCAGTTCGATGCCGATTGCCGGCACCGACGGCACCATGCGCAAACGCCTGAAGACCACTGCCATGCGCGGTGAAGCCCACGTCAAGACCGGCACCCTGAACACCGTGCGGGCGATTGCCGGTTTCAGTCGCGACGTCAACGGCAACACCTGGGCGGTGGTGGCGATCCTCAACGATAAGGCCCCGTTCGGCGCCTCGTCGGTGCTTGATCAGGTGCTGCTGGACCTGTACCGCCAACCGAAACTGCCACAGACGGCTTCGGTGTTGTAA